The following are encoded together in the Oreochromis niloticus isolate F11D_XX linkage group LG12, O_niloticus_UMD_NMBU, whole genome shotgun sequence genome:
- the cldn5a gene encoding claudin 5a, which produces MVSAGLEILGLSMCVIGSLLVMVACGLPMWKVTAFIEANIVVAQTLWDGLWMSCVVQSTGQMQCKVHDSVLALSHDLQAARALTIISSVMGVLGLMVVIAGAQCTNCIRTEYIKARVVNAGGVIYILSGLFVLVPLCWMANNIISDFYNPQVPASKKREIGAALYIGWAATALLLIGGALLCCSCPSSGNSGYSVKYAQTKRAATQNGDYDKRNYV; this is translated from the coding sequence ATGGTGTCGGCCGGACTGGAGATTTTGGGACTTTCCATGTGCGTAATTGGCTCGCTCCTGGTGATGGTTGCATGCGGGTTACCTATGTGGAAGGTGACGGCTTTCATCGAAGCCAACATCGTGGTGGCTCAAACGCTCTGGGACGGCTTGTGGATGTCGTGTGTTGTGCAGAGCACGGGGCAGATGCAGTGCAAGGTGCACGACTCCGTCCTCGCTCTCTCCCACGACCTGCAGGCTGCCAGAGCGCTCACCATCATCTCCTCCGTGATGGGCGTGCTGGGTCTTATGGTTGTGATTGCGGGGGCACAGTGCACCAACTGTATCCGCACTGAGTACATCAAAGCTCGGGTGGTGAACGCCGGTGGGGTGATCTACATCCTCAGTGGGCTGTTTGTGCTCGTGCCCCTTTGCTGGATGGCCAACAACATCATATCGGACTTTTACAACCCGCAGGTGCCAGCGTCCAAGAAGAGGGAGATCGGCGCTGCGCTCTACATAGGCTGGGCGGCCACAGCGCTGCTGCTGATCGGAGGAGCGCTGCTGTGCTGCTCCTGTCCTTCCAGCGGGAACTCGGGATATTCAGTAAAATACGCACAGACCAAAAGAGCTGCCACGCAGAACGGGGACTATGACAAGAGGAATTATGTGTAG
- the zgc:63587 gene encoding septin-2: MSQSGEKGKFPDAAGYVGFANLPNQVHRKSVKKGFEFTLMVVGESGLGKSTLINSLFLTDLYPERYIPGAAEKIERTVQIEASTVEIEERGVKLRLTVVDTPGYGDAINSQDCFKTIIQYIDNQFERYLHDESGLNRRHIVDNRVHCCFYFISPFGHGLKPLDVEFMKAIHSKVNIVPVIAKADTLTLRERDRLKRRILDEIAEQGIKIYQLPDADSDEDEEFKEQTRVLKASIPFAVIGSNQLIEVKGKKIRGRLYPWGVVEVENPEHNDFLKLRTMLVTHMQDLQEVTQDLHYENFRSERLKRAGRAVDEDVLDKDQILLQKEAELRRMQEMIAQMQAQMKMKSDD; this comes from the exons ATGTCTCAGTCTGGAGAGAAAGGAAAG TTTCCAGATGCTGCAGGTTATGTAGGGTTTGCTAACCTCCCAAACCAAGTGCACCGAAAATCAGTGAAAAAAGGGTTTGAATTTACCCTCATGGTTGTAG GGGAGTCTGGTTTGGGCAAATCCACATTGATAAACAGCCTGTTTCTCACTGATCTCTACCCTGAACGTTACATCCCTGGTGCTGCAG AGAAAATTGAGAGGACAGTGCAGATTGAGGCATCAACAGTGGAAATCGAAGAAAGGGGAGTGAAGCTTCGTCTCACTGTAGTTGACACTCCTGGATACGGCGATGCCATCAACAGCCAGGACTG CTTTAAGACCATCATCCAGTACATCGACAATCAATTTGAACGGTACCTCCATGATGAGAGTGGGCTGAATCGCAGACACATAGTGGACAACAGAGTGCATTGCTGCTTCTACTTCATTTCTCCGTTTGGACATGG TCTAAAGCCACTGGATGTGGAGTTTATGAAGGCCATCCACAGCAAAGTCAATATAGTCCCAGTCATTGCCAAGGCTGACACACTGACTCTGAGGGAGAGGGATCGCCTGAAGAGGAGG ATCCTGGATGAGATTGCAGAACAAGGGATAAAAATTTATCAGCTACCTGATGCCGACTCTGACGAGGATGAGGAGTTCAAAGAGCAGACGAGAGTCCTGAAG GCAAGCATTCCCTTTGCTGTCATTGGCTCCAACCAGCTTATCGAAGTGAAGGGGAAGAAGATCCGTGGTCGTCTGTACCCCTGGGGTGTAGTAGAGGTGGAGAATCCTGAGCACAATGACTTCCTGAAGTTGCGCACCATGCTTGT GACCCACATGCAAGACCTCCAAGAGGTAACTCAGGATCTGCATTATGAGAACTTCCGCTCAGAGAGGCTGAAGAGAGCGGGCAG AGCTGTGGATGAGGATGTGTTGGATAAGGACCAGATCCTGCTACAGAAGGAGGCAGAG